The Terracoccus luteus genome includes a region encoding these proteins:
- a CDS encoding HesB/IscA family protein: MTVETNATATDTVTTDAPAHGVLLTDLAAGKVKSLLEQEGRDDLRLRVGVQPGGCSGLIYQLYFDERSLDGDLVRDFDGVEVVVDRMSSPYLEGATIDFSDTIEKQGFTIDNPNAGSSCACGDSFS, from the coding sequence ATGACTGTCGAGACCAACGCCACCGCGACCGACACCGTCACCACCGACGCCCCCGCGCACGGTGTCCTGCTCACCGACCTCGCCGCGGGCAAGGTCAAGAGCCTGCTCGAGCAGGAGGGTCGTGACGACCTGCGCCTGCGCGTCGGCGTCCAGCCCGGCGGCTGCTCGGGCCTGATCTACCAGCTCTACTTCGACGAGCGTTCGCTCGACGGTGACCTCGTGCGCGACTTCGACGGGGTCGAGGTCGTCGTCGACCGCATGAGCTCGCCCTACCTCGAGGGCGCGACGATCGACTTCTCCGACACCATCGAGAAGCAGGGCTTCACCATCGACAACCCCAACGCGGGCAGCAGCTGCGCCTGCGGCGACTCCTTCAGCTGA
- a CDS encoding carbohydrate kinase family protein, with protein MQIAIAGSIATDHLMTFDGLFRDSLVVEQLDKISLSFLAGDLQVRRGGVAANIAFGMAALGQRPVLVGAVGDDFADYRSWLERHGVDCGAVHYSESRHTARFICTTDRDMAQIATFYAGAMTEARDIELAPVAARLGGLDLVLVGADDPVAMTRHTQECRTRGIPFIADPSQQLAFADGPTIRGLVDGADYLFTNEYEAHLTEQKTGWDHAEILQRVGTRVITRGADGVTIHRRGGEGEGEQVVTVPVAREVRRADPTGVGDAFRAGFLTGLSAGLDTRRCAELGSMLATYVIETVGTQEYVLGKARFLERLTEAYGPGSAADIEPHITCARP; from the coding sequence GTGCAGATCGCCATCGCGGGTTCCATCGCCACCGACCACCTGATGACCTTCGACGGTCTGTTCCGCGACTCGCTCGTCGTCGAGCAGCTCGACAAGATCTCGCTGTCGTTCCTGGCCGGTGACCTGCAGGTGAGGCGTGGGGGAGTGGCGGCCAACATCGCCTTCGGCATGGCCGCCCTCGGGCAGCGTCCCGTGCTCGTCGGGGCAGTGGGCGACGACTTCGCCGACTACCGCTCGTGGCTCGAGCGGCACGGCGTCGACTGCGGCGCCGTGCACTACTCCGAGTCGCGGCACACGGCCCGGTTCATCTGCACGACGGACCGCGACATGGCCCAGATCGCGACCTTCTACGCCGGAGCCATGACCGAGGCCCGCGACATCGAGCTGGCCCCGGTGGCCGCGCGCCTGGGCGGGCTGGACCTCGTCCTCGTCGGGGCCGACGACCCGGTGGCGATGACGCGTCACACGCAGGAGTGCCGCACCCGTGGCATCCCCTTCATCGCCGACCCGTCGCAGCAGCTCGCCTTCGCCGACGGGCCCACCATCCGGGGCCTCGTCGACGGCGCCGACTACCTCTTCACCAACGAGTACGAGGCGCACCTCACCGAGCAGAAGACCGGGTGGGACCACGCCGAGATCCTCCAGCGGGTCGGCACCCGGGTCATCACCCGGGGCGCCGACGGCGTGACCATCCACCGCCGGGGCGGCGAGGGGGAGGGCGAGCAGGTGGTGACGGTGCCGGTCGCACGCGAGGTGCGCCGCGCCGACCCGACGGGCGTCGGCGACGCGTTCCGCGCCGGCTTCCTCACCGGGCTGTCGGCCGGTCTCGACACGCGCCGGTGCGCCGAGCTGGGCTCGATGCTCGCCACCTACGTCATCGAGACGGTCGGCACGCAGGAGTACGTGCTGGGCAAGGCGCGGTTTCTCGAGCGCCTCACCGAGGCCTACGGCCCCGGCTCGGCCGCCGACATCGAGCCGCACATCACCTGCGCCCGTCCCTGA
- the aat gene encoding leucyl/phenylalanyl-tRNA--protein transferase — protein sequence MPTAPDPTPWDFALERVPDGEDLIGIGADLTVETLYEAYSTGIFPMGIGEHGAEPMGWWCPDPRGVLRLGELRVSRSLRQSARRVRTSVDTAFSDVIRACADPGREGRWITPTMIRAYESLHDAGWAHSVEVWDDDRLVGGLYGVAIGGLFAGESMFHEQRDASKVALLALHELLAADGDARRIVDVQWRTDHLATLGVTEVPRRDYLRLLDEALRAPLPRPWA from the coding sequence GTGCCCACTGCTCCGGACCCGACCCCCTGGGACTTCGCGCTCGAGCGGGTCCCCGACGGTGAGGACCTCATCGGCATCGGGGCGGACCTGACCGTCGAGACCCTCTACGAGGCCTACTCGACGGGGATCTTCCCGATGGGCATCGGGGAGCACGGGGCCGAGCCGATGGGCTGGTGGTGCCCGGACCCGCGCGGGGTGCTCCGACTCGGTGAGCTGCGCGTCAGCCGATCGCTGCGCCAGTCGGCGCGCCGGGTGCGCACGAGCGTCGACACCGCCTTCTCCGACGTCATCCGCGCCTGCGCCGACCCCGGCCGCGAGGGACGCTGGATCACGCCGACGATGATCCGGGCCTACGAGTCGCTGCACGACGCCGGCTGGGCCCACTCCGTCGAGGTGTGGGACGACGACCGGCTGGTGGGCGGGCTCTACGGCGTGGCCATCGGAGGTCTCTTCGCGGGGGAGTCGATGTTCCACGAGCAGCGGGACGCCTCGAAGGTGGCCCTGCTGGCGCTCCACGAGCTGCTCGCCGCCGACGGCGACGCCCGCCGCATCGTCGACGTCCAGTGGCGGACCGACCACCTGGCGACCCTCGGGGTCACCGAGGTGCCGCGGCGCGACTACCTCCGCCTGCTCGACGAGGCGCTCCGGGCGCCGCTGCCTCGCCCCTGGGCCTGA
- a CDS encoding sulfurtransferase TusA family protein, giving the protein MSDDRPVSGRDTRADAGTGPDHEVEGTTASTHRFNPDPRPEPEPAAAVLDARGLRCPLPVIRLAALVRDRPELTTVVVLATDPAAAHDVPAWCRMRGHTFVGTRAEPGGGQAHEVRLSRGPATRHP; this is encoded by the coding sequence GTGAGCGACGACCGGCCCGTCTCCGGCCGTGACACCCGGGCCGACGCCGGCACCGGACCGGACCATGAGGTGGAGGGTACGACCGCGTCGACCCACCGCTTCAACCCTGACCCTCGACCTGAACCTGAACCGGCAGCTGCGGTCCTTGACGCGCGCGGGCTGCGCTGCCCGCTGCCGGTGATCCGACTCGCCGCCCTCGTGCGCGACCGTCCCGAGCTCACGACCGTGGTCGTGCTCGCGACCGACCCCGCCGCGGCGCACGACGTGCCGGCGTGGTGCCGCATGAGGGGGCACACCTTCGTCGGCACCCGGGCGGAGCCCGGCGGCGGCCAGGCGCACGAGGTGCGCCTCTCACGCGGGCCGGCCACCCGGCATCCGTGA
- a CDS encoding cysteine desulfurase family protein produces MVSHDPGTNPVPGRRLLDAADGPLHPVARQTLAAAVDAGWADPARLHTEGRRARALLDRTRDVLAAGLGARPSEVSLLPSGPTALARAVEGVLWARRRHGSRTVASAVEHSAVLVDARAREAQDAGGLGLVPVDRLGRVELDAWGAEVAAPGTVVAALQSANGEVGTRQPLAAAHEVCRRHGVPLVVDAMAGLGRDPAPTDWDVLVGDARSWGGPPLGVLVVREGTRWQWRHARADVEHGRTDVSPWVPLALAAAEAWQQTASDREADAAAAHALVDRVRRAAATVPDTEVVGDPDDRLPHVVTLSSLYVDGEALVHALDRRGIAVASGSACTSSTLEPSHVLAAMGALTHGNLRLTLPLRSVGPEREADVTAFCEALPQVVAAVRLEAGVTGL; encoded by the coding sequence GTGGTCAGTCACGATCCGGGCACGAACCCTGTACCCGGGCGCCGCCTGCTCGACGCGGCCGACGGGCCCCTGCACCCGGTGGCCCGCCAGACGCTCGCGGCCGCCGTCGACGCGGGGTGGGCCGACCCTGCCCGGCTGCACACCGAGGGCCGTCGGGCGCGTGCCCTGCTCGACCGCACCCGGGATGTGCTGGCGGCCGGTCTCGGGGCGCGACCGTCAGAGGTGAGTCTCCTGCCGAGCGGGCCGACCGCCCTGGCGCGGGCGGTCGAGGGCGTCCTCTGGGCCCGTCGTCGCCATGGCTCGCGCACGGTGGCCTCAGCGGTGGAGCACTCGGCCGTCCTCGTCGACGCCCGCGCACGAGAAGCGCAGGATGCCGGTGGGCTGGGTCTCGTGCCCGTCGACCGTCTGGGGCGGGTCGAGCTCGACGCGTGGGGGGCCGAGGTGGCCGCGCCGGGCACGGTCGTCGCCGCGCTCCAGAGCGCCAACGGCGAGGTCGGCACGCGGCAGCCCCTCGCCGCGGCGCACGAAGTCTGTCGGCGTCACGGGGTCCCGCTCGTCGTGGACGCCATGGCCGGCCTCGGGCGCGACCCGGCCCCGACCGACTGGGACGTGCTCGTCGGCGACGCCCGCTCGTGGGGTGGACCCCCGCTCGGAGTGCTCGTCGTGCGCGAGGGCACCAGGTGGCAGTGGCGCCACGCCCGCGCCGACGTGGAGCACGGACGCACCGATGTGTCCCCGTGGGTCCCGCTGGCCCTCGCCGCCGCCGAGGCGTGGCAGCAGACCGCGTCCGACCGGGAGGCCGACGCAGCGGCGGCGCACGCCCTCGTCGACCGGGTGCGGCGAGCGGCAGCCACGGTGCCGGACACCGAGGTCGTCGGCGACCCCGACGACCGTCTCCCCCACGTCGTCACCCTCTCGAGCCTCTACGTCGACGGGGAGGCGCTCGTGCACGCCCTCGACCGTCGCGGCATCGCGGTCGCCAGCGGGTCGGCCTGCACGTCGAGCACCCTCGAGCCGAGCCACGTGCTCGCCGCCATGGGCGCGCTCACCCACGGCAACCTGCGCCTGACCCTGCCGCTGCGCTCGGTCGGGCCGGAGCGCGAGGCCGACGTCACGGCGTTCTGCGAGGCGCTCCCGCAGGTCGTCGCCGCGGTCCGGCTGGAGGCGGGGGTGACCGGGCTGTGA
- the coxB gene encoding cytochrome c oxidase subunit II — translation MPEHDDTAAASPTAGRPRRTVGRRVLRAGGLLTVTALALAGCNTKASNGYLPDTVSDSGERVTDLWIGSWVAVLAVGAITWGLMLYAAIRFRRRKGDDTLPVQLRYNVPVEMLYTIIPVFMVAVFFYYTARDEAALTDTSKKPDVTISVVGKQWSWDFNYIDSNVHESGVHVDPADPDARAKMPTLYLPVNKRVEFVLNARDVIHSFWVPAFMTKLDMLPGKTNKLQIVPTQTGTFQGKCAELCGAYHSQMLFMVKVVPQNEYDQQMARLAEIGNTGLIPVDASREQMVPADADKIPAPARTGTDQ, via the coding sequence GTGCCTGAGCACGACGACACCGCAGCGGCCTCGCCGACGGCGGGCCGGCCTCGGCGGACGGTGGGGCGGCGCGTCCTGCGCGCCGGCGGTCTGCTCACCGTCACGGCGCTGGCCCTCGCGGGCTGCAACACCAAGGCGAGCAACGGCTACCTGCCCGACACCGTGAGCGACAGCGGCGAGCGGGTCACCGACCTCTGGATCGGCAGCTGGGTGGCCGTGCTGGCCGTCGGCGCCATCACGTGGGGCCTCATGCTCTACGCCGCCATCCGCTTCCGCCGCCGCAAGGGTGACGACACCCTGCCGGTGCAGCTGCGCTACAACGTGCCCGTCGAGATGCTCTACACGATCATCCCGGTGTTCATGGTCGCCGTGTTCTTCTACTACACGGCCCGTGACGAGGCCGCCCTCACCGACACGAGCAAGAAGCCGGACGTCACCATCAGCGTTGTCGGCAAGCAGTGGAGCTGGGACTTCAACTACATCGACAGCAACGTCCACGAGAGCGGCGTCCACGTCGACCCGGCCGACCCCGACGCCCGCGCGAAGATGCCGACCCTCTACCTGCCGGTCAACAAGCGCGTCGAGTTCGTGCTCAACGCCCGCGACGTCATCCACAGCTTCTGGGTGCCGGCGTTCATGACGAAGCTCGACATGCTGCCGGGCAAGACGAACAAGCTGCAGATCGTGCCCACCCAGACCGGCACCTTCCAGGGCAAGTGCGCCGAGCTGTGCGGTGCCTACCACTCGCAGATGCTCTTCATGGTCAAGGTCGTCCCGCAGAACGAGTACGACCAGCAGATGGCCCGCCTCGCCGAGATCGGCAACACCGGCCTCATCCCCGTCGACGCCAGCCGTGAGCAGATGGTGCCCGCCGACGCCGACAAGATCCCAGCACCCGCCCGAACGGGGACCGACCAGTGA
- the ctaD gene encoding cytochrome c oxidase subunit I, with translation MPKGATFVKWVTTTDHKVIGNLYFITSFVWFLLGGILALLIRAELFAPGLQVVDNPDQYNQLFTMHGTIMLLLFATPLFAAFTNAIMPLQIGAPDVAFPRLNMFAYWLYLFGGIIAAAGFVTPNGAAAFGWFAYAPLSDVSYSPGVGGDLWVFGLALSGFGTILGAVNFITTIVCMRAPGMTMFRMPLFTWTALITSILAIMVFPVLAAALFALGGDRRFGMHIFDAENGGAMLWQHLFWFFGHPEVYIIALPFFGIISEVLPVFSRKPIFGYKTLVFATIAIAALSASVWAHHMYVTGQVLLPFFAVMTMLIAVPTGVKFFNWIGTMWGGKVVMATPMLWSMGFLATFLFGGLTGIILSSPALDFHLSDSYFIVAHFHYTVFGTVVFAMFAGFYFWWPKFTGRMLDETLGKIHFWMLFIGFHMTFLIQHWLGVEGMTRRYADYLPEEGFQAANMVSSVGAFLLGASMIPFMYNVWKTWRHAPLVETDDPWGYGASLEWATSCPPPRHNFTSIPRIRSERPAFDLHHPEAAPGGAPVPDQSTLVQVMGQADVGDREARRAGTKEN, from the coding sequence ATCCCCAAGGGGGCGACGTTCGTCAAGTGGGTGACGACGACCGACCACAAGGTCATCGGCAACCTGTACTTCATCACCTCGTTCGTCTGGTTCCTTCTCGGCGGCATCCTCGCCCTGCTCATCCGGGCCGAGCTGTTCGCCCCGGGCCTGCAGGTCGTCGACAACCCGGACCAGTACAACCAGCTGTTCACGATGCACGGCACGATCATGCTGCTGCTGTTCGCGACGCCGCTCTTCGCGGCGTTCACCAACGCGATCATGCCGCTGCAGATCGGCGCGCCCGACGTGGCCTTCCCGCGCCTGAACATGTTCGCGTACTGGCTCTACCTCTTCGGCGGCATCATCGCCGCCGCCGGGTTCGTCACCCCGAACGGCGCCGCCGCCTTCGGCTGGTTCGCCTACGCGCCGCTCTCCGACGTCAGCTACAGCCCTGGCGTCGGCGGTGACCTCTGGGTCTTCGGCCTCGCCCTGAGCGGCTTCGGCACCATCCTCGGCGCCGTCAACTTCATCACGACGATCGTGTGCATGCGCGCCCCGGGCATGACGATGTTCCGCATGCCGCTGTTCACGTGGACGGCCCTGATCACCTCGATCCTCGCGATCATGGTCTTCCCCGTGCTGGCGGCCGCGCTCTTCGCGCTCGGCGGCGACCGGCGGTTCGGCATGCACATCTTCGACGCCGAGAACGGCGGTGCCATGCTCTGGCAGCACCTGTTCTGGTTCTTCGGCCACCCCGAGGTGTACATCATCGCGCTGCCGTTCTTCGGCATCATCAGCGAGGTCCTCCCGGTCTTCTCGCGCAAGCCGATCTTCGGCTACAAGACCCTCGTCTTCGCCACCATCGCCATCGCGGCGCTGTCGGCCAGCGTGTGGGCGCACCACATGTACGTGACAGGGCAGGTGCTCCTGCCGTTCTTCGCGGTCATGACGATGCTCATCGCGGTGCCGACCGGCGTGAAGTTCTTCAACTGGATCGGCACGATGTGGGGCGGCAAGGTCGTCATGGCCACGCCGATGCTGTGGTCGATGGGCTTCCTCGCCACCTTCCTCTTCGGCGGTCTGACCGGCATCATCCTGTCCAGCCCCGCACTCGACTTCCACCTCTCCGACAGCTACTTCATCGTCGCGCACTTCCACTACACGGTCTTCGGCACCGTCGTGTTCGCGATGTTCGCCGGCTTCTACTTCTGGTGGCCGAAGTTCACCGGGCGCATGCTCGACGAGACGCTGGGCAAGATCCACTTCTGGATGCTCTTCATCGGCTTCCACATGACCTTCCTCATCCAGCACTGGCTCGGCGTCGAGGGCATGACCCGCCGGTACGCCGACTACCTGCCGGAGGAGGGCTTCCAGGCCGCGAACATGGTCTCGAGCGTCGGGGCGTTCCTGCTCGGCGCGTCGATGATCCCGTTCATGTACAACGTCTGGAAGACGTGGAGGCACGCGCCGCTCGTCGAGACCGACGACCCGTGGGGCTACGGCGCCTCGCTCGAGTGGGCCACCTCGTGCCCGCCCCCGCGCCACAACTTCACCTCGATCCCGCGCATCCGCTCCGAGCGCCCCGCGTTCGACCTGCACCACCCCGAGGCGGCCCCCGGTGGCGCCCCCGTGCCCGACCAGAGCACGCTCGTGCAGGTCATGGGCCAGGCGGACGTCGGTGACCGTGAGGCCCGTCGTGCGGGCACGAAGGAGAACTGA
- a CDS encoding cytochrome c oxidase subunit 4: MKVETKLFIYLFIFFIPVTLVYGFWTKFTEPIGLTALILTAGLFVLTGFYFYMTGKNLPLRPEDNLTGEIEEGEGNYGYFVASSWTPLWLAGAGAIMFLGLAVGWWLFIIGAFLGAVAVVLWVFESFSGEYSI; encoded by the coding sequence GTGAAGGTCGAGACCAAGCTCTTCATCTACCTGTTCATCTTCTTCATCCCGGTCACCCTCGTGTACGGGTTCTGGACGAAGTTCACCGAGCCCATCGGCCTGACGGCGCTGATCCTCACGGCCGGCCTGTTCGTGCTCACCGGCTTCTACTTCTACATGACGGGCAAGAACCTCCCGCTGCGCCCGGAGGACAACCTCACCGGTGAGATCGAGGAGGGCGAGGGCAACTACGGCTACTTCGTCGCGAGCTCGTGGACGCCGCTGTGGCTCGCCGGTGCCGGCGCGATCATGTTCCTCGGCCTGGCCGTCGGCTGGTGGCTCTTCATCATCGGGGCGTTCCTCGGCGCGGTGGCCGTGGTGCTCTGGGTCTTCGAGTCCTTCTCCGGTGAGTACTCGATCTGA
- a CDS encoding metallopeptidase family protein has translation MQHLTDAEFESAVADALDSIPDELARTMTNVAVLVEQEPPEDDPDLLGVYDGIPLTERDGWWDAGALPDRITIFQGPLERFCDSPEQLREEIAVTVVHEVAHHFGIDDDHLHELGWG, from the coding sequence GTGCAGCACCTCACCGATGCCGAGTTCGAGTCCGCCGTCGCCGACGCCCTCGACTCGATCCCCGACGAGCTGGCCCGCACGATGACCAACGTCGCCGTGCTCGTCGAGCAGGAGCCCCCGGAGGACGACCCCGACCTGCTCGGCGTCTACGACGGCATCCCCCTCACCGAGCGCGACGGCTGGTGGGACGCCGGGGCCCTGCCCGACCGCATCACGATCTTCCAGGGCCCGCTCGAGCGGTTCTGCGACTCCCCCGAGCAGCTGCGCGAGGAGATCGCCGTCACCGTCGTGCACGAGGTCGCGCACCACTTCGGCATCGACGACGACCACCTGCACGAGCTCGGCTGGGGCTGA
- a CDS encoding dienelactone hydrolase family protein — protein MSLLESWAAGEHTAPVDGTATTHPTYRKGTGPGVVLIHEIPGLTPAVIGFGEEVVAAGFTVVMPHLFGTPERPATVVHVAQTMRQVCVSAEFTKLRTGVTSPVATWLRSLARGLHSELGGPGVGALGMCFTGGFALAMMVDDSVAAPVLAQPSVPFPIGRRRAADLNLSSDDLEVVRRRAAGGCQVLGLRYAEDAAVGRRFETLTRELGDDFVRVEFPGRQHSTLTEHRQQEAVDRVLAFFDERLHA, from the coding sequence GTGAGCCTCCTCGAGAGCTGGGCCGCCGGCGAGCACACCGCCCCGGTCGACGGCACCGCGACCACCCACCCGACGTACCGCAAGGGCACCGGCCCCGGGGTGGTGCTGATCCACGAGATCCCCGGGCTGACCCCCGCGGTCATCGGCTTCGGTGAGGAGGTGGTGGCAGCCGGTTTCACGGTCGTGATGCCGCACCTCTTCGGCACACCCGAGCGTCCGGCGACCGTGGTGCACGTGGCGCAGACGATGCGGCAGGTGTGCGTCAGCGCCGAGTTCACCAAGCTGCGCACCGGAGTGACGTCCCCCGTCGCGACCTGGCTGCGCAGCCTCGCCCGTGGGCTGCACTCCGAGCTCGGCGGGCCGGGCGTGGGCGCCCTCGGCATGTGCTTCACCGGCGGCTTCGCCCTGGCCATGATGGTCGACGACTCCGTCGCGGCCCCGGTGCTCGCGCAGCCCTCCGTGCCCTTCCCGATCGGTCGCCGCCGAGCCGCCGACCTGAACCTCTCCTCGGACGACCTCGAGGTCGTGCGCCGCCGTGCCGCTGGCGGCTGTCAGGTGCTCGGCCTGCGCTACGCCGAGGACGCCGCGGTCGGTCGGCGCTTCGAGACCCTGACCCGTGAGCTGGGCGACGACTTCGTCCGGGTCGAGTTCCCCGGGCGGCAGCACTCGACACTCACCGAGCACCGTCAGCAGGAGGCCGTCGACCGGGTGCTCGCGTTCTTCGACGAGAGGCTGCACGCCTGA
- a CDS encoding phosphatase PAP2 family protein has product MADTVSRVADPAVVVTVSTAFVSVRASGSLPVGLAWGALAVLFCVGLPWVALSLMLRRGVVTDPHLLVREHRRQPLLVAAGSLVVGLVLLSATGAPRPVVAYLCGMLAGLAVMTVVTVTVSKASFHAAVAAGAGSTVAVELGADASRSAAVATTVAIGVVIALTALAVLLVGWARVRAGRHSTPQVLVGLLVGTAATLAVYLPLR; this is encoded by the coding sequence GTGGCCGACACGGTGTCACGGGTCGCCGATCCGGCGGTCGTCGTCACCGTCAGCACCGCGTTCGTCTCGGTGCGGGCGTCGGGCTCCCTGCCGGTGGGACTCGCGTGGGGCGCCCTGGCCGTGCTGTTCTGCGTCGGGCTGCCGTGGGTGGCGCTGTCGCTCATGCTGCGGCGCGGCGTCGTCACCGACCCTCACCTGCTCGTCCGCGAGCACCGCCGGCAGCCCCTGCTCGTGGCCGCGGGGTCGCTCGTCGTCGGGCTCGTCCTGCTGTCGGCCACCGGAGCCCCGCGCCCGGTCGTCGCCTACCTCTGCGGCATGCTGGCGGGCCTCGCCGTCATGACCGTCGTCACCGTGACCGTGAGCAAGGCGTCCTTCCACGCCGCCGTGGCCGCCGGTGCCGGGTCGACCGTCGCCGTCGAGCTCGGGGCCGACGCAAGCCGCTCGGCCGCGGTGGCCACGACCGTGGCGATCGGCGTGGTCATCGCCCTCACCGCCCTGGCGGTGCTGCTCGTCGGCTGGGCCCGTGTGCGCGCGGGGCGGCACTCGACCCCGCAGGTGCTGGTCGGTCTGCTCGTCGGCACGGCGGCCACGCTGGCCGTCTACCTGCCGCTGCGCTAG
- a CDS encoding cytochrome b has protein sequence MSTINEARPADALRAGDREVEDRRAEQRPLPGIAGWVDDRTGGAKAVSYLLKKVFPDHWSFMLGEIAMYSMIICLLTGVFLTFWYVPSVTPVVYDGSYVPLQGVTVSDAYRSSLNISFDIRGGLLIRQIHHWGALIFVVSVFVHMARVFFTGAFRKPREINWVFGTLLSMLACIEGFAGYSLPDDLLSGTGIRAMNGFVQSIPVVGTYVSYFIFGGAFPGEAIIPRLYSVHVLLLPALLVALFTAHIVLVAVHKHTQYPGPGRTNNNVVGYPLMPVYMAKAGGFFFIVFGVIALISAVVTINPIWAYGPYDPSPITAGSQPDWYMGFADGALRLLPGWLEFETFGFTWSMNIFPGSIVLLPLMWGIIGAYPFVENFVTKDKREHHLLDRPRNAPTRTAIGVAGITAYAVLLFASGNDLMAIKLHLSINDLTRLFQTLFFIGPPIAFWITKRICLSLQRADKQKVLHGRETGTIWRYPDGRFEEVHAPLSAFERWDLVQHEAPEPLELTSTVDENGVAQPAARIERVRSKLSHFYYSDRVAPATPAELEAAHHEHDHDEPAGPLEEIHGVGEEQEIESGAGRRETIKADKQL, from the coding sequence ATGAGCACGATCAACGAGGCCAGACCGGCCGACGCCCTTCGTGCCGGCGACCGTGAGGTCGAGGACCGTCGGGCGGAGCAACGCCCCCTCCCCGGCATCGCCGGCTGGGTCGACGACCGCACCGGCGGGGCCAAGGCCGTCTCGTACCTGCTGAAGAAGGTCTTTCCCGACCACTGGTCGTTCATGCTCGGCGAGATCGCGATGTACTCGATGATCATCTGCCTGCTGACCGGCGTGTTCCTCACGTTCTGGTACGTGCCGAGCGTGACCCCGGTCGTCTACGACGGCTCGTACGTCCCCCTGCAGGGCGTCACGGTCTCCGACGCGTACCGCAGCTCGCTCAACATCTCGTTCGACATCCGCGGTGGCCTCCTGATCCGTCAGATCCACCACTGGGGCGCGCTGATCTTCGTCGTCTCGGTCTTCGTGCACATGGCCCGCGTGTTCTTCACCGGCGCCTTCCGCAAGCCGCGCGAGATCAACTGGGTCTTCGGCACGCTGCTGTCGATGCTCGCCTGCATCGAGGGCTTCGCCGGCTACTCGCTCCCCGACGACCTGCTGTCGGGCACCGGTATCCGCGCCATGAACGGGTTCGTCCAGTCGATCCCCGTGGTCGGCACGTACGTCTCGTACTTCATCTTCGGTGGCGCGTTCCCGGGCGAGGCGATCATCCCGCGCCTGTACTCGGTGCACGTCCTGCTGCTGCCGGCCCTGCTCGTCGCTCTCTTCACCGCGCACATCGTGCTCGTCGCCGTGCACAAGCACACGCAGTACCCCGGCCCGGGCCGCACGAACAACAACGTCGTGGGCTACCCGCTCATGCCGGTGTACATGGCCAAGGCCGGTGGCTTCTTCTTCATCGTCTTCGGCGTCATCGCGCTCATCTCGGCCGTCGTGACGATCAACCCGATCTGGGCGTACGGGCCCTACGACCCGTCCCCCATCACCGCGGGCTCGCAGCCCGACTGGTACATGGGCTTCGCCGACGGCGCCCTGCGTCTGCTTCCGGGCTGGCTCGAGTTCGAGACGTTCGGCTTCACCTGGAGCATGAACATCTTCCCGGGTTCGATCGTGCTGCTGCCGCTCATGTGGGGCATCATCGGCGCCTACCCCTTCGTCGAGAACTTCGTGACGAAGGACAAGCGGGAGCACCACCTGCTCGACCGCCCGCGCAACGCGCCGACCCGCACCGCGATCGGCGTCGCCGGAATCACCGCCTACGCGGTCCTGCTCTTCGCCTCGGGCAACGACCTCATGGCGATCAAGCTGCACCTGTCGATCAACGACCTGACGCGCCTGTTCCAGACGCTGTTCTTCATCGGGCCGCCCATCGCCTTCTGGATCACGAAGCGCATCTGCCTCAGCCTGCAGCGCGCCGACAAGCAGAAGGTGCTGCACGGCCGCGAGACGGGCACCATCTGGCGCTACCCCGACGGCCGCTTCGAGGAGGTGCACGCCCCGCTCTCGGCGTTCGAGCGCTGGGACCTCGTGCAGCACGAGGCGCCCGAGCCCCTCGAGCTCACCTCGACGGTCGACGAGAACGGCGTGGCCCAGCCCGCCGCCCGCATCGAGCGCGTCCGGTCCAAGCTGTCGCACTTCTACTACAGCGACCGGGTGGCCCCGGCCACGCCGGCCGAGCTCGAGGCGGCTCACCACGAGCACGACCACGACGAGCCCGCCGGTCCGCTGGAGGAGATCCACGGTGTCGGCGAGGAGCAGGAGATCGAGTCCGGTGCCGGTCGTCGCGAGACGATCAAGGCCGACAAGCAGCTCTGA